A region from the Leptotrichia sp. OH3620_COT-345 genome encodes:
- the kduD gene encoding 2-dehydro-3-deoxy-D-gluconate 5-dehydrogenase KduD, whose translation MNEFLKTYFSLENKVAIVTGGNTGIGAAYSEALAKAGADLVISAYDKNCEEIKKIIEKTGRRVEFVTGDLTVAKCRQEIIETCMRKFGKIDILVNNAGTIRRAPLLEYEDEDWYAVMDINLNVVYHLGRETAKIMVSQGSGKIINIASMLSFQGGKFVPPYTVSKHGVVGLTRAFANELADKNIQINAIAPGYIKTENTEPIRKDEQRNKEILGRIPAGRWGEPSDLMGAVIFLASKASDYVNGHTLTVDGAWLSR comes from the coding sequence ATGAATGAATTTTTAAAAACATATTTCTCTCTGGAAAATAAAGTTGCCATAGTAACCGGAGGGAACACAGGGATAGGAGCCGCATATTCCGAAGCTCTGGCAAAAGCAGGAGCAGACTTGGTAATATCAGCTTATGATAAAAATTGTGAAGAAATAAAAAAAATTATTGAAAAAACAGGAAGGAGAGTTGAATTTGTAACAGGAGATTTAACTGTTGCCAAATGCAGACAGGAAATAATAGAAACATGTATGAGGAAATTCGGTAAAATAGATATTCTTGTAAATAATGCAGGAACTATAAGAAGAGCTCCTTTACTTGAATATGAAGATGAAGATTGGTATGCAGTAATGGATATAAACTTAAATGTTGTGTATCATCTTGGAAGAGAAACAGCAAAAATAATGGTAAGTCAGGGAAGCGGAAAGATAATAAATATAGCTTCGATGTTATCTTTTCAGGGAGGAAAGTTTGTTCCTCCCTATACTGTAAGTAAACACGGAGTTGTAGGATTGACAAGGGCATTTGCTAATGAACTTGCTGATAAGAACATACAGATAAATGCCATAGCTCCGGGATATATAAAAACTGAAAATACCGAACCGATAAGAAAAGATGAACAGAGAAATAAAGAAATACTTGGAAGAATACCTGCGGGAAGATGGGGAGAGCCGTCTGATTTAATGGGAGCCGTGATATTTTTAGCAAGTAAGGCTTCAGATTATGTAAATGGACATACCTTGACAGTAGATGGTGCATGGCTGTCAAGATAA
- a CDS encoding AMP-binding protein: MFLKKTERLALVDFENRHINYTELIQNVRYYSENIIELEAGKFAMILMENRTEWIYSFFAIWDKKSAPITIDSASNPKEILYVLEDSNPELIICSDETEKNVLEAVSKYNLKDRIKIINVDKNAIKNEKLEIIKNSDFELKNPDNEDVAVMLYTSGTTGQPKGVMLTYKNLNSEMDGIFAKNIFTCEDQILALLPFHHILPLTATVLLMLREQTSIIFVEKIASKEILETLSRNRVTALIGVPRVFKLFYDGIKQQIDAKFITRLIYKIMSKTKSMKLKRKVFKKVHDKFGGHLDFIVSGGAKLDPEIAEFYETLGIYSLEGYGLTETSPVIAVNTQKERKIGTVGKKLENIEVKLVEEELWVKGPIVMKGYYNKPDKTAEVMTDDGWFKTGDLASIDEEGYITIRGRKNSMIVLSNGKNIDPETIENKVISKSNYLIKEIGVFGHNDKISAIIVPELLEFRKKGITNINAYIKNIIEDYNLTVHNYEKILDYKLYEEELPKTRVGKIRRFMLPNLYEKKTTEKKKVEEPDTETYKILKAYVKKLKGVEPLPEENLELEIGMDSLDVVEMFAYIENSFGITLNEEQFSEMPNLKTLSEYINEKATKMEDAEVDWKKIIEKAPQIEERNRWVTKVLRPLLDLILKIYFRLKRVNRDKITSRQQIFVSNHQSFIDSLVLGSLLPHKILYNTMFLAIDWYFKKGIMKLLVTNGNVVLIDINKNIKKSVEEIAAHIKAGKNVLIFPEGARTKDGKVGKFKKVFAIIAKELDVDIQCLGIKGAYEAYSRYMKFPKPKKIEVAALERFKPEGTYEEIVEKAENIIREYVENNK; this comes from the coding sequence ATGTTTCTAAAAAAGACAGAAAGACTGGCGTTAGTTGATTTTGAAAACAGGCATATAAATTATACAGAACTGATACAGAATGTCAGGTATTATTCAGAAAATATAATTGAATTGGAAGCTGGAAAATTTGCAATGATTCTAATGGAAAATCGTACTGAATGGATATACAGTTTTTTTGCAATATGGGATAAGAAATCCGCCCCTATCACAATAGATTCAGCCAGTAATCCCAAAGAAATTTTATATGTTCTTGAAGATTCAAATCCTGAATTGATTATCTGTTCCGACGAAACTGAAAAAAATGTATTGGAAGCCGTTTCAAAATACAATTTAAAAGATAGAATAAAAATAATAAATGTTGACAAAAATGCTATTAAAAATGAAAAACTTGAAATTATAAAAAACAGCGATTTTGAATTGAAAAATCCTGATAACGAAGATGTAGCAGTAATGCTTTATACATCAGGAACCACAGGACAGCCTAAAGGAGTAATGCTCACATATAAAAATCTGAATTCTGAAATGGATGGAATATTTGCAAAAAATATATTTACGTGTGAAGATCAGATACTGGCTCTACTACCATTTCATCATATTCTTCCCTTAACGGCAACAGTACTCCTTATGTTAAGAGAACAGACATCCATCATATTTGTAGAAAAAATAGCAAGTAAGGAAATCTTGGAAACACTGAGTAGAAATAGAGTAACCGCTCTCATCGGAGTGCCTAGAGTCTTTAAACTTTTTTATGACGGAATAAAACAGCAAATAGATGCTAAATTTATTACAAGACTTATATACAAAATTATGAGTAAAACAAAATCTATGAAACTTAAAAGAAAAGTATTCAAAAAAGTTCATGATAAATTTGGTGGACATCTTGATTTTATAGTTTCAGGGGGAGCTAAACTGGATCCTGAAATAGCTGAATTTTACGAGACTTTAGGAATATACTCTCTTGAAGGATATGGTCTAACTGAAACTTCACCTGTAATAGCTGTAAATACCCAAAAAGAAAGAAAAATAGGAACTGTAGGAAAAAAACTGGAAAATATAGAAGTAAAACTGGTAGAAGAAGAATTATGGGTAAAAGGGCCCATAGTTATGAAAGGATACTACAACAAACCTGACAAGACAGCTGAAGTAATGACGGATGACGGATGGTTTAAAACGGGTGATCTTGCTTCAATTGATGAAGAGGGATACATTACAATACGTGGTAGAAAAAACAGTATGATTGTCCTTTCAAACGGAAAAAACATTGATCCTGAAACAATTGAAAACAAAGTTATATCAAAAAGCAATTATTTAATAAAGGAAATAGGTGTATTCGGTCATAATGACAAAATTTCCGCAATTATCGTACCTGAACTTTTGGAATTCAGAAAAAAAGGAATTACAAATATAAATGCTTATATTAAAAACATAATAGAAGACTATAACCTGACGGTTCATAATTATGAAAAAATACTTGACTATAAACTTTATGAAGAAGAATTGCCAAAAACAAGAGTAGGAAAAATCAGAAGATTCATGCTCCCTAATTTATACGAAAAAAAGACTACGGAAAAGAAAAAAGTTGAAGAACCTGATACTGAAACATACAAAATATTAAAAGCTTATGTGAAAAAATTGAAAGGAGTAGAGCCTCTCCCTGAAGAAAATCTTGAGTTGGAAATAGGTATGGACTCATTGGATGTTGTCGAAATGTTTGCATATATAGAAAACAGTTTTGGAATTACTCTGAATGAAGAACAGTTTTCAGAAATGCCGAATTTAAAAACATTATCTGAATATATAAATGAGAAAGCGACTAAAATGGAAGATGCCGAAGTCGACTGGAAAAAAATCATTGAAAAAGCTCCACAAATCGAAGAAAGAAACAGATGGGTTACTAAAGTTCTTAGACCTTTATTAGACTTGATTTTAAAAATATATTTCAGATTGAAAAGGGTAAACAGAGATAAAATTACAAGCAGACAACAGATATTTGTATCAAACCATCAAAGTTTTATTGACTCTCTTGTACTTGGAAGTCTATTACCTCATAAGATACTTTATAACACAATGTTTTTAGCCATAGACTGGTATTTCAAAAAAGGAATTATGAAACTTCTTGTAACTAATGGAAATGTTGTTTTGATTGATATAAATAAAAATATAAAGAAAAGTGTGGAAGAAATAGCAGCTCATATAAAAGCAGGAAAAAATGTCCTTATATTCCCTGAAGGAGCAAGAACAAAAGACGGTAAAGTTGGAAAATTTAAAAAAGTATTTGCAATAATAGCAAAAGAACTTGATGTGGATATACAATGTTTAGGTATAAAAGGAGCTTACGAAGCTTATTCAAGATATATGAAGTTCCCTAAACCTAAGAAAATTGAAGTGGCCGCATTGGAAAGGTTTAAACCTGAAGGTACGTATGAGGAAATAGTTGAAAAAGCTGAAAATATAATACGTGAATACGTAGAAAATAATAAATAA
- the kduI gene encoding 5-dehydro-4-deoxy-D-glucuronate isomerase has translation MDTRYANHPEDSKHYITEKLRENYLIETIFVANEVTLTYSHVDRIIAGGIMPVNKTVELGITKELGTEYFLERRELGVINVGGKGKIIADGIEYVMNSRDGLYIGMETRELKFISDDSENPAKYYINSAPAHKKYPDVKIDIEKAKPVKLGSLENSNSRTIYQFVHPAVCQSCQLLMGMTVLEPGNVWNTMPCHTHERRMEVYFYFNMTEDTRVFHFMGEPEETRHLVVKNEQGVISPSWSIHSGAGTSSYTFIWGMAGENQEFNDMDAVKMSELK, from the coding sequence ATAGACACAAGATATGCAAATCATCCGGAAGATTCAAAACATTATATAACAGAGAAATTAAGGGAGAATTATTTAATAGAAACAATATTTGTAGCAAACGAAGTGACCCTTACTTACTCTCATGTGGACAGAATTATAGCAGGGGGGATAATGCCTGTGAATAAAACTGTAGAACTGGGAATAACAAAAGAATTAGGAACAGAATATTTCCTTGAGAGGAGAGAACTTGGGGTTATAAATGTAGGAGGAAAAGGAAAAATAATAGCTGATGGAATAGAATATGTAATGAATTCACGTGACGGATTGTATATAGGAATGGAAACGAGAGAGTTAAAATTTATATCCGACGATTCTGAAAATCCTGCAAAATATTATATAAATTCAGCTCCCGCACACAAAAAGTATCCTGATGTGAAAATAGATATAGAAAAAGCAAAGCCTGTAAAGTTGGGAAGTCTGGAAAATTCAAATTCAAGAACGATATATCAGTTTGTACATCCTGCTGTATGTCAGTCATGCCAACTTTTAATGGGAATGACTGTACTTGAGCCGGGAAATGTATGGAATACGATGCCTTGTCATACTCATGAAAGAAGAATGGAAGTATATTTCTATTTTAATATGACAGAAGATACAAGAGTATTCCATTTTATGGGAGAACCTGAGGAAACACGGCACCTTGTAGTAAAAAATGAACAGGGTGTAATTTCACCTTCATGGTCTATACATTCAGGAGCGGGAACGAGCAGTTATACATTCATATGGGGAATGGCGGGAGAAAATCAGGAATTTAACGATATGGATGCTGTAAAAATGTCAGAATTGAAATAA
- a CDS encoding sugar ABC transporter permease, with the protein MKAKRKTSKFNKDQISLYLLLLPFILWYAVFMYKPMYGLLIAFKDYSLFKGISGSDWVGFKNFTEFLTSPYFYVTLKNTLMINLYSLFLEFPFAIIMALMLNEVKNKLFKSFVQTASFIPYFIAIVVAAGITINILSPSTGVINFLLEKLGTEKVYFLSKPEYFRGIFTGLNIWKNTGFNAVIYLAALTTIDEQLYEAAKIDGADKFKQLRYITIPGIIPTIVIMLVLKVGSMLNVAFETVLLLYQPATYSTADVISTYVYRTGMLQQDFGLATAVGLFNALVGFILVYSANKWSKKVSSSSLW; encoded by the coding sequence ATGAAGGCAAAAAGAAAAACTTCAAAGTTTAATAAAGACCAGATTTCATTATATTTGTTATTATTGCCTTTTATTTTATGGTATGCAGTATTTATGTATAAACCTATGTACGGACTGTTAATTGCTTTTAAAGATTATAGCTTGTTTAAAGGGATTTCAGGAAGTGATTGGGTAGGATTTAAAAACTTTACGGAGTTTCTGACAAGTCCATATTTTTATGTGACGTTGAAAAACACTCTGATGATAAATCTGTACAGTTTGTTCCTGGAGTTTCCTTTTGCAATTATAATGGCATTAATGTTAAATGAAGTAAAAAATAAACTGTTTAAATCTTTTGTTCAAACGGCTTCTTTCATACCTTATTTTATAGCAATAGTTGTTGCAGCCGGAATTACAATAAATATTTTATCACCGAGTACGGGAGTAATAAACTTTTTACTTGAAAAATTAGGAACGGAAAAAGTATATTTTCTATCCAAGCCGGAATATTTCAGAGGCATATTTACAGGATTGAACATATGGAAAAATACGGGATTTAATGCAGTCATATATTTGGCAGCCCTTACGACTATAGATGAACAGCTTTATGAAGCGGCTAAAATCGACGGAGCGGATAAATTTAAACAACTAAGATATATAACAATACCGGGAATAATCCCCACTATTGTCATAATGTTAGTCTTAAAAGTAGGAAGCATGCTGAACGTAGCTTTTGAAACTGTTCTGCTTCTTTATCAGCCTGCCACTTATTCTACAGCGGATGTCATAAGTACATATGTATACAGAACGGGAATGTTGCAACAGGATTTCGGTCTTGCAACCGCAGTAGGTCTGTTTAATGCGTTGGTAGGATTTATACTTGTATACAGTGCAAATAAATGGAGTAAGAAAGTATCAAGTTCAAGTTTATGGTAA
- a CDS encoding carbohydrate ABC transporter permease, with translation MKIKMGMDEKIFYTLNYILLAVFAVMFLYPIIYVFSASFSKPYFIETGAVTLFPKGFNFEAFKSAAAIPGIWRAYGNSIFITVVGTAVSMIFTISGAYVLSKPELKFRKTIIMLVVATMWFDPGMIPKYLNFRDLGLINSYAGIILGFAINTFNVIILKTFFEAVPKSLEESARIDGASHFKIMTNIYLPLSTSAITTVSLFYAISRWNGYFWTMVLLTDDTKAPLQVFLKKLIVEKNLAGEATQLITPESLTSPQTIIYAVIVLSLIPILLIYPFIQKFFKKGVAIGAVKG, from the coding sequence ATGAAAATAAAAATGGGAATGGACGAAAAAATATTTTATACATTAAATTATATTTTACTTGCTGTTTTTGCCGTAATGTTTTTATACCCGATAATATACGTGTTTTCAGCTTCGTTCAGTAAACCTTATTTTATAGAAACGGGAGCTGTCACATTATTTCCCAAAGGATTTAATTTTGAAGCATTTAAAAGTGCCGCAGCAATTCCGGGAATATGGAGGGCTTACGGAAATTCAATATTCATAACTGTTGTAGGAACGGCAGTAAGCATGATTTTTACAATAAGTGGAGCATATGTATTATCAAAACCTGAACTGAAATTCAGGAAAACTATAATAATGCTTGTAGTGGCAACAATGTGGTTCGACCCCGGAATGATACCGAAATATCTCAATTTCAGGGATTTGGGACTTATAAACAGTTATGCGGGAATAATTCTCGGATTTGCAATAAATACATTCAACGTTATAATTTTAAAGACATTTTTTGAAGCAGTTCCGAAATCTCTTGAAGAATCTGCAAGAATAGACGGAGCTTCCCACTTTAAAATAATGACGAACATATATCTGCCTTTATCCACATCTGCAATAACTACGGTTTCATTATTTTATGCAATATCCCGTTGGAACGGATATTTCTGGACAATGGTTCTACTTACTGATGATACGAAAGCACCGTTACAGGTATTTCTAAAAAAACTGATAGTTGAAAAAAATCTTGCAGGTGAAGCTACACAACTTATAACACCTGAAAGTTTGACTTCACCTCAAACTATAATATATGCTGTAATAGTATTGTCACTGATACCTATATTGCTCATATACCCTTTTATCCAGAAATTCTTTAAAAAGGGAGTTGCCATAGGAGCTGTAAAAGGATAG